The region ctggcagaaagcaccccCCTGCACAggttttcagcagcttttgcaTTTCATCATGTTGAATCCAAGGTGGaaatggggagggaagaagttGGAGACCAGTTTCCTTCAAGAACTGGGGggatttcagcagcagagaggtgctgctggggcagacTGAGGCTCCCCCATGTGGCATGGGGAACAGCACAAGTCTGCACCCAGAGATGGAAGGAAGGGATAGGCCAGCAAGGATGGGTCAGGGAGCAGGAGAAAGGGAACCTACCATCCTGCCAACCCTCGTAGAGGCTCTTCTGGATTCCCCTGGGGACAGCCAGCTTCAAGGGTGACAGTCTTTCCTTCTTCAAAGCAGTGCCACCTCGCAACATCCCCCAGGCCCAATTGGACCTGCTTAtccccagcagctggagaaaaagTTTGGAGAAAAGTGGCACCGGGAGAAAAACAGTGCAAAATAGCAGCATGTTTTTGGGTACCAAAGGGATGGAAATGAAGGTGGCTTCAAGATTTCAAAGCCAGCCTGTGCCCCTCGGTCACAGACAGCACTTGATGGGCTGAGGAGGGGAGACAGATGCCCGCCCAGCAGTCTCTGCTTCCAGAAGTCCTTGCACACCCACCAGATTACAGATGATGGGGGAGAGGAATGCCTTATACCAATTAATTCTGAAAGTGTAATTAACATCTGGGCCAGCTCCATGTGATCCCCAGCTGCTAATGAAGCATGGCACTGCTTTAATTCCTGCTATGCTGCACCATCTTCTTATTAAATCCAGGAGCAGGTTCCATCACATTTCccttaaagggaaaaaggaaagagagagaaatggagCAGGATTTGTCTCAATGAAATACGATAGATTAGAGTTTGCCAGATAAAGAAAGTAGGAGTAGGGGGGAGGgcaaaaaatgtgaaattttgtaggtgtgtgtgtgcgcacagGCATTTGTATATTCTCTCTCGCAATGACCTCCTTACGCCCCATCCATCAGCCTGGGGTTGGCTTATTCTAACTAGCAGAGTCTTTTCTCGTGTCTAACAGGCCCATCAGACACAATCTGCATGCCAATTACTGGAGCAGACCCCCTGatactgaaaaatggaaattagcTGTCAAGCAAAAAACAGCATCAGCAGGCTGGGTTTGGATTGCCTGCGCTCCCCACTCGCTCTCGCCGCCACTCATATCCATAGGCACTCTGCTCAGCATGCAGCATGACAAGGGAGCCCCCGATGGAAAAAGtaatctaaaataataataaaataaaaaataataaaaaatcccaCCCAACTAGCATATTTTATTGTTAGTCGTGTTGGTTGCCAACATTCAGGGCACAATGCAAAATTCACCAGAGGGCAAGAGCTGGCCAGAGGAGGAATGAGGGGGAAGAGTTGGGATAATTGCATTTTTGCAGTGTATAGATCAAGCGATATGAGGGAAGGACATGGGGAGGAAATGTTACTGTAAGGGCAAACCAGAACCAGGTCTAATTCATCCAGTGCTCCAGGATGGACGTATGTCAGCAGCCACAGGGCTGTAGCACCCCAGACTTGCCCGCTGCAGCTCTGGCACCCACTGCAGGGTGGGACAAATCCCACTGCAGGGGACATAGCATGGCAGAGCACACCGCTCAGGCGGACATTTCCCAAGACCAGGGTGGGAGATGGAAATGCACAAGCCAGAGTACACCTACCTACAGGagattttccttccaaaatggGAATGCAACAGGCTCCCCACAAAAAACAGCAGCCAGGCAATGCATGAGCTGGTGCCTtgcacaggcaggagctggcagcccTTGGAGGTGCTTGAATTGCTTTGCCAGGAGCCAGGGAGAAAAGGGGAGCTGAAactgggtgctggcagggctggttGGTCCTAGATAAACATTTTGGGGAAAACCACACTGAGACCCAACCATAATGCTGAATTGTCGGTACCCTGCTGACCCATAACAGAGGAGAAAGGCAAGGCGGGACAGAAGTTGCTCAAGAAGATGCATTACCCTTAGCAGCAAAAGGCTGAAACGGGGCAGGGGGCTAAGGTTGGGGGAGGTGGACTGCAGGGTCATGgcaggaggatgaggaaggcAACTCTTTTCAGCTCACCTTTGTGCTGGGGGAAGCCTGCAGGGCCGGAGCTGCCCCTCTCAGCAGCCCCTTCCTACTCCCCGCCAGTGGCTGCACTCCCAGGGGGGTCACAGTACCGCGGCTTGACGCGCATCACTTAACCTGCCTCCCTGCTCCGTAATAACCTCATACATCAACCGGGAGGAGACCGCAGAGCATGGCTAGAAGGGCTCTGCTTCTACATCCAGCATCATTATCCCAAGGCCCCTTGGCTTGATATGCAAACAGGCTGCAGGTCCCGGGAGTGCCCGGGAGGAGAGTGCCCTGCACAGCGGACATCAGTTATTCCTGTGCGGCTGCGGCACAAGCCCAGCCTGACACCTAGTGGCACTGGGCAAAGTGGGGTGCTCCAGCTAATGGCAAACTGGGCTGACTGGAGCCCTGGGGAGTCTGACAgtcccctctgcctcctgcatGTCTCAGGTGCCCAGGGATCCCTTCCTGCCTTTTGAGATCGTTCAGCAGCAACTTCCCATTCCTGGGCAGCTTTCAGAGGCACTCGCTGTCTCTATTCACATCCAgcctcttcttccccttccagCTGCCCAGCTTGATGTGGTGCTCAGTCCCATTTTAAGCAACCAGCCCCTTTGTCTCACACCTACAAGGAGCATCTGGTACCTGACACACTGGCCTGCCAgtgtccccagcatcccccctgAAGACTGTGGCAAACTCCCTCCTGCCCACTCTGGGATCCATGCCTGTCACCTCCACTTTCCCCCCCATCCCATTGCCATGTGCATCACAAGAGGAACATGCTCCTCTAGCAACAGGTCATCTGCTGTCTGCTCagaggggcgggggggcagggggcggTGTCTTATTGCACGTGGCATGAATGCAAACCTCatcccttctccccagccaccagcagcccctTCTCCCGAGCCACCACAaatcagcagcacagcaagcagGGACTCCACAGGGTCATGACGGACTGAGCCACCCACAGCCATCATCAAAAACTGGGGTCCTAGGGATGGGTGGTCCCACTGCTCCACTGGGCTGGCCAAGTGTTGAAGCACAAGCTCCAGCTTCAGGATGGCTTTTCCCTGGAGAGGAGCAGTGGGATTGAGGGGAGTGGATGGGACCAGCTTGGAGGAAGGAGGTGACAGTAGAGACAGAGGCAATTGGGGCTGGCAGAGGGTGTTTTGCTCAGAGAAGGCTCAGCTCCACACCGGCTCTCCCAGGGCAGGATAGTTCACATGCAGACCCTGGGAATAAGTAGAACAGGCTGAGCTGAGCGACTCAGTTGCTTTATTGACAGCCTCCAGCAGCCCAGTCAATGGCTGCCTTACTCGGCAATGCTGCGGAAGGACTGGACAGCGGGGTTCGCTGCTCCCCACTCCACGGGTTTGCGGTACTCCCCCTTGAGCAGCAGGTACTGCCTGCCCCGATAGTTGGGATGCTCGTAGAAAACCCAGACGCCCTCCAGCACTCTGCAGGCGTGGACCTCACGCATGTGCCACTCCTCCATGACGGAAGGGCAGTCTTCGGTGGCTTCGAACATCTGCCCGCCAAAATCTCCCTTCTCAAATACCTGGATGTGGCCCCGGCCTCCACTTGGCTAgaaaaaggggagagaaaatggcAGGGTGCTGGAGGGAGGCACCGACACTTCCCCGGCTCTGACAGTTGCCAGCAgatgggagcagagctgaggcACAGTCAGACTCAAATCAGGTACAAACCACCCTGCACAGCACCGGGATGAACAGCTCATCTCAGCCCCTAAAAGCACAGCAAGGAGGCAGCCGGGGTAACTATTGACTAAGCATCATGTGCAAAGAGGGCATAAAAGCACTAAGCAGAGCAGTTTCACTTCAAACACCCACCACAGCCCCAGTTTCGCAGGAAGGAAGGGTGCAAGGAAGGATGAGGCCACGTCAGCAAGTGCTGAGCTCTCTAtcccaggcagcctgcccaTCCTGCTGCTGGTCTGAACCCTTCGGCCACTCCACGTGAGCAtcagaaggagagagagataGACAGACCCCCTCCACTCCCCACTCCTTCTGGCAACAAGGAGTTTAATGAGCTGGTGACCCCAGCTGGGTTGCATTAGAGACAAATGCAGTGTGGGTATTTTCCACTGTGATTTGAAGCACTGTGTTGCCTGAAGGCACTGCAGCAGTTTTAATCTGCAGCTGCCTGGACACCATCTTTCCCTGGCTCTCCCGTCAACCCAAGCCCACTCTCATTGCCAGCCCCAGCCAAGCTCTGTGGGATCTCTTGGATCTACGTGCTGCCGCTGTAGCTTCTCCAGGGCACTCTGACCTAACGCTTGTGGGCGGCAGGTACCCATGCAACCTCCCCACGTGCAGGAGGGGAAGCCAGACACCCAGTGGACCTGCAGGATAAGGCCTCCACATTTCATCCCGATGGAGGAACCTGTCTTGCTGTTATATCTCCCATGTGTTTTGGCTCCATCCCTTATGCCAGATCAGTGCTCTGAACTGGCTGGAAACTCTCCCTGCTCTATGCAAAGCAATTTAGACCTAGCTTGAACCCAGAACAGGCTCAAACTGGCATTAGTCCTCTAGACATAGAATCAAAACCCCTTCTCAGCTCTAAGAACTGCTCCACGCCATGGGAATCCATGGCTGTGCTACTCAAGCCAGCAATGCACAGATCACCAATGTCTGCCCCAATCCTCACTCCATCCACACTCCCACCCCTGCCAGTTTTAAAGGGTACTTCTCCCCATAGGCTTTCCAAAGGGATCATTCCCTCTGTTTATTTCTCCCCCCAGCACTTCCACAGGGTGTAAAAGCTGCTCACTGCCAACCTGCGTTTATCCCGTCTCCCGCTGGTAGGAGGACAGGTGCTGCCAGAAGCTGCAGAAGCATGTCTCCATCATCAGTTAGGAGGGAATGAGCACAgttcctgtgctgcagcagggagacaTGCATAATACCAGGAGACACTGGGCTGCTTGCTCCAAGCATCCCAAAGGAGGGCTTCAGGCGTACCTCCCACTCCTGGTCACTCCAGgtctgctgctggggctgttcTTCCCATACACAGAGGGGCTTAGTGATACTGAGGCTTGGTTCCCTGTGTCAGAAGGGGGCTTGCTAGAGAGGCAAACAAACTGCCCCTCATTCTGCGTGCACCTGCAAAATCTACATCCCACTCTTACAAGCCTTGTGTCCATCATCAGATTTAGATCATCACTGATGGATCAACCATCAGTTGGCAGCACACCATGGGGGGAAGGTGAGAAGCAAACTGTGGAGCAACCTGCCCAGACACTGAAGTTCCTAGAAGAACATGCAAATAAAACtatgctgctgttcctgtggAAACCCACCTACAAAGCACTCAGAGGGATCTGCTTTTTTCCATTGCAGTCAAGACTGGTAGACTCTTACCATCTCCACTCACCAAACACCTTGCCGTTTCCAGAGCAGGACTGCGGGAGCAAACCCTCTACAGCCATCCTCTCCAAGGGAGCTCCCATGGGTCCCCAGGAAGATGGGGGCTACCCACAACCATGCTGAAACTCTTCAAACGTAGGTGTGTAAATTAAAATGTCCCTTGGGAAGAGGTCACACTTACTATCTGGACAGCTTTGCAGGAGCCAAGGCGGTCGTTGAGGCCCATCCAGTGGTGGTAGTCAGGATACTCCCCATGCGTCAGAACATACATGTTCCCAGAAAAGTTCGGCCTCTCATAGGCTGCCCAGGTGCCTCCATCCACCCGGATGGAGTTGCAGCGGCTCAGGTAGGTGTGAAAATTGGGGCAGTCGCTGTCGCATTCATAGCAACGGCCTAAGAAATTCTTGTCTTCGTAGAAGGCGACCTGAAACacaagcagaggaaggaaagcagggagGTTCCTCACCCCCCAGCACATGCCTGCATCCGTAGTCTAGCCACATCATGGTgtgaaatatctgaaaacagAGCCCTCAAGATGTCAAAAAGTCATCAAGCCCAACCATTGAGCAGGATCGACTGCATCCCAGCTAACCCTGGAAGCCAATTCACCAGTCTGGCCCCAACACCTCCAGCTGCCACCAATGTCTTGCCCTTCCCAGCACCTAGTTCTGTCCCAATCAGACTCAAAGCTCCCTTGGTGAAgtctctgtcctctttgcagcaAAACACTATTAATGTATTTCCCTCCCACCCTCTCTAGGATCAGTAGTTACTAAATTATGGCCAAGGGAGCCATAAGTAGTCAATGGACTGTACTAAGCAGTATTTCATGTATATTGGCTTACCGAGTGTTTGCAGTTAGACCTTTACTAATAAGAGGGTGGTGAGGTCTCTTTCCTCCTGGGTCATGTTTTCTAGCTGTGCAGTTGTTCTCCTTGTTTCCATTCTAATGGTGCACAGCTTACTTCCTCAAAAGTCAATGCCAAGAGCTGGACATCACACAAGCTTTAACAGTGCTAAGAAAAACTAAAGGAGCGCTCCATGGACGTGGTGGATAGCACAGTTCTTCAGACATCTGAGGACTGCATTTGCAGTTGGCTGTTTCTGCTTTGGTTGCTGCTATTTTATGATACAGATGACAAATTTTCCATCCATCACCACATTTCATTCTCAAGAGCTGCTCTACAGCCAGGCAGCTGACTGCAAAGCACATTGCTTCGGGACACTTTTTCCCTACTTGATTGCAACCTGTTTTGAAATGATCTCAAGAGCTGGTGAGCAAATCCCATTCCTCTTGCCTGAGGTATCACCAACCCAGCCAGCCCTGGAGAGACAATGCATGGTTTCTTCAAAAATCCCTTCATGGAAATATTGCCAAGCCCTAGACCCAGACCAATCCTTCGTAcagcctcatttttagatccTTCCGGATGACAATTATTCATCAAGAGCTGCCCTTCACAGTATGGATTCCTGAACCATCACGTTTATTTTGACTATATCCCTTGCTTGCTTATGATACTGTGATGCCAGTCCATGCCAAAAATTACATTAGGTTGATGTGAATCTGTCCCAGTAGATCCCTTTCAGCTGCACCCAATCACCAGCCCATCTTCCACCTTAACAGGAGTTTGGTTACTTACTCCAGTGTCTTCAATGCAAAGCTCTAGAATTAACTGATGTGCAAGTTGGTTGATCCAATGCAGTGCATACTCAAGACAACTTTTCACCTTTTCCATCCTTCCAGTATGGCCCCATACTTGCTGCCAGATTATTTGGTAGCATCTGAGATTGCCTCAGCCAATTCCCCCAGGTGCTCTGGAGAGAATTTTTCTGGTCACTGTGATTTAAACATCTAACATGCAGTCCTCTGTAATCCACTTTTCCTGTAGTTTTTCCATAGCCCGGGTATTAAGATACACAACCACCTTTTGCTTCTAGTATTTCACCTATGGTGCTTTGGCTATTGGTATTGATCTAACATCACTGCTGTTAAAAATACTATTCATTGTCACAGTTTCAACCCAGCAGATAGTTGGTTTTTCTAGATTTgagtctatttttttttccatttactttgtGTTAAAAAATAAGTTACCCACAGTTTTTCTAGAGCTGGTTGGTCAGTGCGTCCCACCAGCCTGACCAGGTGTCTGGGGAGTCAGACTAATCCTGGCAGAGAATTTATGTCCTTGGGGTCTTGTGGCCTGTTGGTAGACCTTTATTAGGATAATGTAATTTCCCTCACATTTTCCTCTTACTTTCAAGAGACTGATCTCCCATTACGAAGGAGTCAGCACATACAAAGCAACCTGTCCCCACATCTCTCCCTTCTGAGCAAGCTCTTCCCATCTTTACTGCAAAGGAGAGTTGGGAGATCACTACCATCTTTAGAGCAACTAAATAAAGGTTGTAGAAGGTGTGTACTAAAATGTCCGGTTCCTGTTTTCCCACACTGCTACTATTGGGTAGTGAACCACGCTGGCCAGCCACAACCCTGCTGTTTTTTACAGATCCTGCTTCTGGATCTTTGACCCTAGAGGTATCACCTGAAAAATCTGCCGCCACGAGTCCAGAGGCAACGCTGAAAGCCCTGTTCACTGAGGTCTGGCAGTCACTCACCACCAGTAATCCTCTTCTTGAAGCCAGTGGTCAAGGAAGGCACAGCATCCACAGGGTAGTACACAGGGGTACATCTCATTGCGGCTCAGCTGTTACCCtctgctgggacagctgatgAGCTCTCCCACTCTTCAGCCTCACTCCCCAAGCTCTGCAGCGCCTTCTGATCTGCAGTTCCACTCCTGTCTGTGCAGCAAGTGTCCAGCACCGTTGATGATGAACTCTACCCAACATTTGTAAGACCACAGGTCTGGTCTCCATGCAGGCAGCACCCCACCCAGGCAGAGGGGTGCCCCCTCCTGCACCACAGCAAAGTGATTGACAGCGGGAAAGGAATGGGTCTCCTGTCAACACTGGTCCTGGCTCCACATAAGCTGCCTTGATTTTGTGTCTGGAATCCAGCAGAACCAGTTCCTCTTGCAATGCCCTATCACAGCAACTGTGCATAAAGTTGGTTAAGCTGGCCTTTAATTTTGTAACAGAAAAGCTCATTTGATGTCCCTTCCCCACCCAGCCTAACACAACTGAACTTCAATTTGGCAAAGCTACCTGGTGTTTGTAGGTGGGTATTTTCCTTGTACTTATAAAgctaaaaagccaaagaaatccAAGAGCACGTTAAGGACATAGCCATTCCCACGGAACAGCGACCAACCAACCAAAAGTgttctttgttgttttattcTCAACCATTGATAGGAAGACTTCAGGAGAGAGCTCCTGCTAACCTGTCTCCACCACAGCCCTTTCACACACCCTCGGTTCATTTCAGACCTTCACACTCAGCGCTTCTCAGCTTTCCTCCAATGATTCAGGCACAAATAGAGCAGACTGACGTTTTTCACCCGCAGGATAATGGCAGGTGAATTACAGATTTCAGTTCCAGATTCGTCAGTTCCTTTCAGTCGAATCTTACTCTGACACAAATTGCCTTCCTCCAGTAAAGTCATCAAGTGGCTCTCTGCTTACAGCACTAACCTGTTAACCACACGCTGGCCAAACTTTGCGTTTTGGGGCTTACCTGGCAGATTATAGACTTGCCACAGCAGATCTTCCTTATGGGACTGTAAAACTCCTACTCCCTTGGCCACCTCATAGCAGTTATCACATTTCTTCCCAATGGTGGCTCTGTTAGAAGGAAACTTGTAAACAATAACCAGTAGTGCCCACTGCTTTCTTAGAAAGTAGCATGGGGGCAGCAATTCCTTTCTAGGGCAGACCGCTTGTTTAGGTTGTGGGAAATAGTGTTTCTCTCTTttgcccttttcttctccctggaaTGTGctaggcagaaagaaaagataagaTTTGCACTCCTTCACTGACTTAACTCCTCTTGGACATTTTGCTGTACCACAGCAGCACATAATCAACAAACTCCCTGCAGCACACTCACAGGGGACATGGCTTTCAGCAGGGATAAAGGCAGTATGTGCTTAAGTCTCTTCAAGTGGACAGAAGACTCAAGCATGAATCAGTTGCATTTCCCCAGCACCTCCTTTATGCACAAGTACCTAAAGACTGTACCACTACAATCTGATGGACACCAGGTTAGGAGGAAGCAGCCTGCCATGTTCAGTTTCTAAAGACCGCTCAGAAATAGCCAAATCACTTTGAGCCAAGATCACAGACGAAAGGTGCAGAAAATCAGAGACTCGATCCAGGTCTTTCATAGCATTGGCCAGTGCCTTCAAGACCACTCTGCTTCTGCACCCTCTACACCATAGGGTCCTATAGCCTCCACAGGTTAAAAGGAATGTAACCCAAATGCAAAACTAATACAGTGGGAAGACGTACATCTGTCCACAGCCTCTTAACAGTCATGTAATATTTCACAGGAGAAACAGCCAACTAGCTCAAAGTTCTCACCTTCCTTTCTGAGCTGCTTACCCCTGCCCAGTACCAACCCCGCAACAAGGTCTGCACAACCAACCAGCTCAGTTCTGCTAACTTCAAGACTGAAGAATGCAGCATTCAAGCTGGATACCCATCCGATGCACGTCACTCTAGCTGAAGTTGAGTTTTCTGATCTACcttcttttccagtttaaatCCACCTCTGCCAATTCCACCAAATCACAAGACTGGTTCACATCTCTCGGGGAATGCAATTGCCTTCGGTGCTATAGTCAGCATTCAGGTGTCTTTCTGTTGCAGCACATCCTTTGCTTCACCACAGAAGGGGGATGTGATGGCTGCCACTGGCACTGGGACACAGGTCCTCCCAAGGAAACCTTCCACGAGACTCTGCTCTGCAAACACAGCTTGTCACATTCGCTGCTGGCCCAGCAGCCTCTGCCATCAATTTACAAGGCATCAGGTcctaatgcattttaaaatattccctcACCAGTCACTGTGTTTGGCTCCATCCTCCCGCTGAGCCATACCTAGAGGAAATAGCCAAGATCTGGGAAAAGACTAGGGAGCACTCAGCTCCAGCTTCCCTCCACTTGAGAAGGTATTTCAAGCATCTCCGCTTGCTGACAGACTGACAAGAGGGGAAAGCTGTCAGCAGAACAAAGAAACCAAAGTTTCTCCACAACTTATCCCTGATAAATTCTGTACTCTTAGCCACAATCATGAATAGGCTGCAAATAAACTTACCTTGGTTTCAGCTCTGGACATTTTCCGTTCCAGCCAAGCTCCCCAGTGCTGGAGGAACGTCAGAAGCTGTTACAATCAGACAGGATCCACTGCACCCTTTTTATAATGGGCTTGTTTTAAACCAGACAGCCGCTTTGTCATGAGAATAGGATCCAAAAATTGAGTCAGTGATTCCGAGGCTATAGCCAGtttccagaaaagcaaacaggattATTGAATAAAGGAAGGCTTCACCATCCTCCCTTTGTTACCATTTGCTGAGTCGGAACACCAAAACTCTGCCAAATGCACTCAAAACATGCAGCCCCCTGCCAAGTCCTGGAGGACAGGGGGCAATTTGGCTGCTCCATCCCTTTCAAGCATGTTAAACGAGAAGGCATCCTCATCAGGACTAAAATGCCCATCCCCATTTGTAAGGAGGAGACCCAATATTTATCAGAGAATGTTCCCATGCAGTGAAGGATGCAGGTAGGAAACATTCAACATGTGCTCTGAGCAGACACCACAGGCTTGCAAAGAATGGCCTCTGCATAGAGGCTCTGCTTCAAAAGCGCCCAATGAAAGCATTTGGGCAGCAAAGAGGCTGTGTATTTTTACAGCACACCTTCAGCTTGAGCTATATTGTTCCAAATGGTGCctgacacagagaaaaataagtatGTCTGGCAGCACATCTCCAAAGTGAGTGATTTCACACATCAAATAGTAAAGAATGTGCCCCAATTTCTGACAAAATCTGCCAGTGTCACAAATTCAACTTAAAACCCTTTCACCACTGTCTGATGTTTGGGGAAAGTCTTTCTTTTAGCCACACGCTGGCCCACAGAGCTGGGAGGGCAAGGATCGCTGGCTTATGTACACCCACAACCCCCCCACCAGTGAATTATGAAAACACACCTCTGCAGCTATTCACTGCACCAGCCCGAAGGCTTAGTGAAACAACGGGAAACTACTTTGTCACAGCAGCGCCTGAAACACACAGACCCTGTTTCAAATCTGTCAGGACAAGCAGTCTCGCAACAGCAGCCAGGC is a window of Phalacrocorax aristotelis chromosome 7, bGulAri2.1, whole genome shotgun sequence DNA encoding:
- the CRYGS gene encoding gamma-crystallin S, with the protein product MCWGVRNLPAFLPLLVFQVAFYEDKNFLGRCYECDSDCPNFHTYLSRCNSIRVDGGTWAAYERPNFSGNMYVLTHGEYPDYHHWMGLNDRLGSCKAVQIPSGGRGHIQVFEKGDFGGQMFEATEDCPSVMEEWHMREVHACRVLEGVWVFYEHPNYRGRQYLLLKGEYRKPVEWGAANPAVQSFRSIAE